The nucleotide sequence CGGAGCCAGTCCGCCTACCCCTACGGCGACGAGGGCGCGGGATACAGCGGCGAGGAACAGCGCCGCCAGATTGAGCGCAAGTACACCCTCACCCGCAAAACGCCCTCCGAGGTGGACCACCCCGGGAACCGGCAGGAGTACGTTGCCGCAGTACAGGTTTACCACCCTGGGCTGAATGACGACGACGCGCTGACCTATCTGCTGGTCACCACGGCCTACCCCTTGGACAACCTCAGCTGGATCCGTGATTCCCTGCGCCGTGCCTGGTTCAGCGCACTGGACAAGGCTCCGTACCTGTCTCTGGTGGAGCAGCATTTCCCCGGCCGGCCCGAAGCCGAACTCGTGATGCTCCTCGAACGCAGCGGCTTCGTGCCCGGCGCTGAGGACCTGGACGAACGCCTGGCCGCGATGGCCGAAAAGAAGGCACGGGATGAAGCCCGCGCGGAGGCGAACCGCGCACGGATTGCCGCCGTGAACCTGGAAAAGGACAGGCAGTGGGCAGAGGATACTACCGCCCGTGAAGGACGTCGTGCCGCCTACAGGTTGAAGCTTGCACGCGACCGGAAGGCCCGCGCGGAGACCGAGCTGGAGCGGGCCAATGCCAGGCTTGCCGGACTCGAGCAGAACGCTGCGGTCTAGGCATCCACTTTCGGTGCCGCTACCGGACCCTTCGGTGGTGTGGCCTTCGCTTTCCGCTTCCTCTTACGACGCCGCTTGGCTTTTCCGGCGAACGGCGGGCGCGGGGCGCCGAACCGCGGACCCCACCAGTACCTGCCGCCGATAAGGATGCCTGCGAGGAATCCGAACAGTCCGGTGAATACGTGGTCGCCGTAGCCGAAGGAACCGGCCACGATGAGTGCCGGCACGAGGGCGAACAATATGGCGATGAAGGTCATGAACCGCACCTGGAACGACTTCACGAGGCGGAACAGCACCCATCCCGCGAGGAAACCGGCTGGCAGGGACACGGCGAGGGTCTCTGCCGGGACTCCGTCAAGAAGCTGGCCGGTGCTTGCCGCGAGCAGTACGGCGGCACAAACTGCGTTGATCAGGGCCGGTTTCCATCCGCCGGTGTAGTCGCCGTCGGCGGTGCGTTCACGCTTCCGGTTGATTGGACGGCCGGCCTTCTTCCCGGTCCACCAGTGCGCGCCGACGATGGCACCGGCAGTGAATCCCATGAGCACCGGCCCCCTTACGGGCGCCCCCAGGAAGCTCTCCACGTCATGCAACATGATCTCAACGAGCACGAAGCCCCAGGTCATCACCATTGAAGCGCGCCCGGACAGCGAAACCACACGGAACAGCAGGGCCCCGTAGGCCGCACCCAGCGCAAAGAAACCTGCGGTCGTGACAGGTGCCCCGCCGAACAGCCAGACGGTTACGCCGACGGGTACGGCAATCGACAGGATCCGTGTGAACCGCCAGTCATTGACCCATTTCCTGGGCACTTCCGTCTCCCCCGCTGTAAGGCTGCCGCTGCCGGGTTTTCCCGGCAGCGGCTCCGCGCACCTGTCTAGTTTGCCGTGCCGGCCGGTACAGGGTCGGGAAGGACACTGTCCGGCTCTTCAGCACCGCGGTGGCGGTACCAGAGTGTCATCAGCACGGCTCCGAGCATGAGCGCGCCGATACCGATCACAAATGCTCCTCCGACACCGAACATGACGGTGGACCCGTATTCGGGGTTGAGCATGTCCACTGCCGAAATGAGGAACGCTGCGGTCATCGACAAGGCACCGGCCAGCGGGAAGATTCCGCGCATGAACAGGTTCCGGATGCCCGATGTCAGGGTCCGGCGGAAACGCCAGACGCAGGCGTAGGCGGTGATCCCGTAGTAGAAGGCGATGAACAGCCCCAGGGAGGCGATGGAGTCCGCCAGGAAGTTCTCGCTCACCAGGCTCATGCCGAGGTAGTAGGCGGAGGCGACAATCCCCATCAGGACGGTGGAGAAGACCGGTGTCCGGTGCCTGGCGTGCACTGCCGCAAAGCGTGCCGGCAGGGCGCCGTGAACGGCCATGGCCAGGGTCCCGCGGGCAGTAGGCAGGATGGTGGTCTGCGTGGAAGAGACTGCCGAGACAAGCACCGCCACGACGATGACCGGAGCCCATGGGCCCATGACTGCTTCACTGACTGCGTACAGGACGTCGTCGGCGTGCTCGGCGTTGGCCAGGCCCAGCCCGTCTTCCCCGATGCCCGCGAACATCATGACCAGGACGCTGATTCCGACGTAGGTGACCAGCAGGGCCACGGAGGCGAGCAGCGCGGCGCGGCCGGGAGTCCTGGCAGGATCCCGGGTCTCTTCATTCAGGGCGAGGCAGGAATCCCATCCCCAGTAGATGAACAGGGCCAGCAGGACGGCGTACGTCATGGACTGCAGGCCGTCTCCTGCGAAGGGGTTGAACCACTGCAGGTCCACCGCGGTGAAGTCGGCCGCCCGGCCGGCAGCGAGCCGGAAGACGGCCATGCCGGCAAACAGGACCAGGGCGGCGTACTGGATGATGATCATCACGCGCTGCATCCGCTCACCGATGATGATCCCGCGCATGTTCAGCCACGTCATCAGGGCGATGAAACCGACGCCGGTAAGGGTGACGAGCAAGCTATTCCCTGCAAGCCCGGGGTTGATCAGGTGCCAGAGGTATTCACCGGCGACCGCTGCCAGGTTGGCAAGGACCACCACCCCCGATATGGCAAGGGCCCACCCGCCCATCCAGCCGGTGCGGCGACCGAGGGCTTTGGACACCCAGGTGAACGTGGTCCCGCAGTCCGGATCATCCTTGTTCAGCTCGTTGTAGGCGATGGCCGTGAAGAGCATCGGAAGGAAGGCGAGCAGCAGGGCCGCCGGCGCCTGGGCTCCGACTGCAAGGACCAGCAGGCCGAGGGTGGCTGCCAGGGAGTACGCCGGAGCGGCGGATGACAGGCCGATGGTAAAGCTGCCCCACAGGCCGAGACTGCCGTTTTTCAGGCCCTTGGAAGGAACAGCTGCACCTCCGCTCACTGGACCGGCGCCGGGGAGTCGATGACGTTCGGGACGAAACGGCAGTAGTAGTCGGTGACGGGGCCGTCGGATTCGCGGATGCCGACGCCTACGGATTCTCCGTCGACAACCCAGGAACCCAGGACAGGACGGTTGCCGTCGAAGTCAGGCAGCGCGTGGTACTGCTGGAAGCACCATCCTTCGGAGCCGTAGTCACCGGGCTGGCTGATGTCGATGCCATCGGCGTGGATGATGATGTTGTCGCCTTCGCGCCCGTGCAGCGGCTTGGCAACCCATTCGGTCATGTCGCGGGGCGAGTCCATGTAGGCCGGCAGCAGGTTCGGGTGGTCAGGGTACAGGTGCCACAGGGCGGCCAGGAGTGCCTTGGTGGAGAGCAGCATCTTCCATGCCGGCTCGAACCAGTTCACAGCTGAAGGGTTCTTCAGGATGTTGTACCCGAAGTCCTCCTTGATCATCATTTCCCACGGGTAGAGCTTGAAGATGTTGTGGATCTGCTCTCCGTCCAGATCCACGAACGTACTGGTTTCATAGTCCCAGCCGATGTCGGACATGTTGATGCCCTCAACGTTCCAGTCCCCCTGCTTGGCGACGTCGAGCATGTAGGCCGCGGTCATCCAGTCCTCACCGGAGGTTTCCACCTCGGCATGGGCCACATGCAGGAGGGGGTTCACTGCCGTTTCGCGGCGTTTCCTCCAGGCTTCGACGAGTGCCTCGTGGATGCCGTTCCACTGGTCCTTTTCGGGCATGACGTCCTGCAGCCAGTACCACTGTGCGATGGACGCTTCGATCAGCCCGGTGGGGGTGTCTGCGTTGTATTCGAGCATCTTGGGCGGGTTCACGCCGTCGTAGACGAAGTCGAAGCGGCCGTAGATGGCCGGCTCATCCAGCTCAAGGGAACGCGCAGCCAGGGCGAGTGCCTCTTCACCGATGCCGAGGTCCCCCAGCGCACCGGTGGCCAGGTAGCGCGCTGCTTCCAGGCACATGTCGTGCAGCTCTTCGGTGACCTCCTCGAGCATTTCAATCTCAGGCATGTCGAACCGGTAGTAGGCGGCTTCGTGCCAGTATTCGGTCAGGCTGCCGTCTTCGCGGACTGCGGTGGAGAAAATGAGCCCCTGGGACTCGGTCTTCCGGCGCCAGTCCGGCCTGGGTGTGGATGGGATGCGCTTCATGATGTTCCTCGTTCTCATCCGGGCGCAGCTGTACGTCCGGGCAGGTTTAGTCTCATGCACCTATGGGTGCGGACGCCGGCCGGTTCCTCTACGGGATCCGGCCGGCATCACTTGCTGCAGTGACGGCTATCCGCCGTGGCCGCCGCCGCCCTTTGCTCCGCCGCCGAAGCCGCCGCGGGTCACTTTGCTGGATCCCTTGTCGCTGACTCCGGACTTGGAGGTGGCTTTGTCCGGGATGCTTGTGGATCCGCCGGTCAGCTTGGATCCGACGGCCGGGATGGAATGGCTCTTGCCGGAGCTGGAGGAGCCCATCGGGAAGAAGTACCAGCCGGCGTATCCGGAGGAGCGCCCTTCCTCGCTGCACTTGTCGTCTTCGACGCGCTTCTCTGTCGTCTTCTCCTGGCAGACCTTGGCGTAGTCGGCGTCGATGACGTCTCCCGAGGGGCTGCAGCCGGTGAGGACGGCGCTTGCCAGTAGTGCAGTCACGCCCAGGATCACGGCACCGCTCTTGCGGCGGCCGGAATGCTTCCGGGGTGCTTTCAGGGATACGGCCGGCTCTTCGTGGTGCTGACTGGCGAACCTGCCGTTTGATTCCCGCGCGACTTTCATGCCGGCGAAGGCGCTTGCGTCCATGTGGTCCTGCTTTCTGTGATGTCTGGTATCCGAACTAGCTGTGTGCGGCGGGGGCGCCGGGGCGAGCGGGGGCTCAGCTGGTGCTGTTCCTGTCGCAGAAGCCGGCCCAGTCCTTGACGACCGCGTCGGCTTCCTCCTGGGTGGGAGGCTCCTCTGAATACGAGGCGATGATCATTTCTGCAACCCTGGTGCTCTCCGGGTATCCGCTCTCGGAGACACCTGCAAGGATCTCGACCATTTCTTCGACGTTGTCCGGGTTCAACTCATAATCAGCGGTGAGGAACCCGGCCAGAAGGCGGCACTCACCCGTCGCCCGGACCACGTCGATCCCTTCATCCGGGACGGGGGCGGGTTCCGCGGAGCATGCGGTGGCGGCGAGAACCCCGGCAATGGCCAGGGCAGATGCGAACATCCGGGTCGTCTTCATGAGGTTCTTTCGTTGAGGGCATGAAAATACCGACGGCCGGGAAGTTGTCTTATCCCGGCCGCCGGCCTTAAGCACTATGTTGGCCACCACGCAGTAAGGGAGTCGAACCCGAACGCCCCCGAAGGAAACGTACCGCCCTGCGCCCAGCCTCACCGGTCAGCTAACCTCCGGGGCCTTTTCGGCCCTTCGACCCTTTTGCCGGAATTCGAATCCGGGCCCCGTCTTAGGGGGTTCCAATCAAGGTCCAGGCGAACGGATGCCATCCGTCTACCTGTCCGTCCTTCGGGGCGCGCTTTCCCCGCTCTTCGGATGACCCGGACTCCCCGGGCTTACTTCCTATGTGTGCGGACCGGTGAAGAACTCTCACCGGCTGTCCCGCTTACTCCCGGAGCGAGGCAAGTATCTGCCGGCGCTCCTTGTCGACTTCGTTGAGGTCGATCTCGAAGTATTCGGCCAGCAGGTGCTCGAATCCGCGCGATACCGGTTCCAGGCGGGGTTCGGAGTAGCCCGGGTAGCGGACGAATTCGGCGATCTGCATGCCCTTGCTTTCAAGCCAATCCAGGAACTCTCCGATCCTCTGGCTCTCTTCCGCCGCCTGGGCGAGTTTTTCGGACATGGGGTACTGGGGCTGTTCAGGTGCTTCGGTGCTCATTTTTGTTCTCCTGGGTGTCTTGGTATTCACCGGGGCTGCCCCGGGACGTGTTGTTGGCTTGTGGGTTACCAGCGGTTGCCGCGTGATTCCGACCAGTCCTCACGGTCGTATTCGGGTGTGAAGGTGAACCGGCGGATAGTGTCCCGCCAGGCAAGGGCTGCTCCGTCGCTGAGGTAGTTTTCCCCGGCGCCGTTGAACCACCCTTCGACGGTGGAATACTCCTTGGCTTCGAGAACGTCGTGCTCGGCTCGCCAGTATTCGGCGGCCAGCTCACCGGACCGGAACTGACAGCCCATCAGCTCCACTTCGACGCAGATGGAGGCACGGATGCCGTCGGGATGCTCCGGATCGTAGGCATAATGCCTGCCTCCCATCTCGTCTTCCCAGATGGTGTGGATGATCGCTTTCATCTGCTTCACCGGGTCCGCCTCTGAATCTTGGGCAGGGCCATGATGCGGGCCATAATGGCGGCATTCGCCTGCATTACGTGCTGTCCGATGGCCGCTTCGGCCTTGGACTCGGAGACGTATCCGGTCCAGTAGGTGCACGAGCTGCAGGAAGCCTTCCATCGGCCGCGGACACGATGAGGGGAACCGGCGTGGAGCTTCAGGGTCTCGTCCGTCAGGGACTGGACGGCGGTGGCGTCGGCTGAGATGGGCTGTTCGCCGAACCTGCCTGAGGCGAAGTCGGCCGCCTTGAGGTATTTGCTTGCCGCAATGGGCAGCATGCCGGTGCTCTCCATGATTCCCGTCTCCGGTTCCGGGCCCGCTGGTCGGGCCCCGCAAACCCTATGTGTGCGGACCGGCCGCAGTCTGGAAACAGCCTGCGGCCGGGATCACGGGCTGCGGGTTACCAGTTGCCGGTTGAAGCCCGCTCCCGGGCTTGGCGGCGGGACTTGAGTTCGCGGAGGCCGTTCCTTACGCCCAGGCCGGCAACTACGGCGCCGATGACGGGGAAGATCGCTGCGGCAACGTTGAATCCGGTGGATTTTGCGCGGGCATTCTGCGGATGGGCCGGGTCGTAGATCAGCTCGATAGGCTGGCCGACATTCCATTTGCAGGGTCCGGAGTAGATGTTCGAGCTCACCGTGTACTCCTTGCCGTCCAGGATGAACCTGCTGATCGGGGCGCAGGTGACACTGGTGGAACGGCTCCCGGTGGAGGAACGGGATTCGTGATAGCTGACGTCGACTACGGTCCCCTCTATGGTGGGGTCGTCGGAGAAGGCGTCACGGACCGCCAGACCCAGCGGGAGCGATCCGATGCCAATGAAGATCAGGCCGAAGACGATCATGAATACGGCCGCCGACAGGCCCTGCATTTTCCCGGCCCGGTCCCTGCGGAAGTCCGGAGGTGCAACTTCCATGGTGCTGTGGCCGGCGGAGTAATACGGGGACGGCGGTGCCTGTGTCTGCGGCAGGTCGGCTATGGACTTCATGTGGGGTGTCCATTCGATGCCGTCCCAGTACTGCATGTGTCCGGCACGCTCGGGGGACGGATACCATCCGGGAGGATTCAAGGGGAGCCTTTCGAGCGGTCGGCCGGATCTCGGCCATCGAGCGGTCAGCCGATGTGGCCCCGCACACCGTGACATGCGTAGATGTCCGATCCCGCCGGTGCGGCAGCCCGGCGTATTGCAGGCTGCCGCGGGCCCTTCCTAGCTCCTGCGTTTCCGGAGGCCTGAGAGGGTCATGAACAGCCCGCCGATGAAGACGGCAGCTCCGATGCCGGGAGCGATGGTCGTGGCAGGGTTGAACTCTTCAGTGACGATCCTGGCCTCGACGGGGTTCTCCGGGTCGTATGCGACCTTCACTTCCTGCCCGATGCTCCAGTCACAGTCGGTGGAGAAATCGTTGGAGCTTGCGTTGTAGCCCTGGCCGTCAACCTCGAAGGCGGCAACCGGAGAGCACTCAAGCGGTGCATCGTCGGCTGCAGGTTCCTCGGCCTTTGCGGCTTCCGGGGCTTTCGCATTCTCGGCGGCTTCTTCCCGGCCGTCGGCTCCGGGGGTTTCGTACCTGACGTCGACGATGGTTGCCTTGACGCTGGGGCTGTCTGCAATGGCGGTGGAGATCTCTCCTGCCAGGGGGACCGCTCCGGCCCCGGTCAGGACGACGCCGCAGCCAAGGACGATCAGGGCCCGCTTCAGTGAGGGGGAACTCGGACGGCGGCCGCGGCGGCTCTCCGAAGACTCGTTGACGGTCTGCGAGGCATCGGGGGCGGTGGGCTTGTTCGGGTCGGGAGTGGTCATCGGTGGCCTTTCATGGCTGGGCGCGCGGGAATGGCAGGTCCCCCGTTTCATGGAAAGGGGAACGGCCGGTAAGGGACATGCGTAGGCAGCGTGCGCACAGCGGCCGCGGCACCAGTCCGGCACCTCAGGCGGCCGGCCGCACACAGGAGGGCATGACAACCTTCAATGAAGCGGCACACCCGCGAAACCAGGCCGGCGTTGCCGGTGCCGGACAGTTCACGTCCACAGCACATGCCGAATCCGGCGTAACGATCAGCACCGGCACGGCCGCGCCGCTCTCACCGCTGGAGCAGTACCGGCAGGTACAGGAGAACGCCCAGGTGCTCTTTGACCAGGTCCAGACGGTCGACAGGCACCGGGACGACCTTGAGGTCGAGTACGAGAGTGCGACCCTGAAGGGGATTGCGCTCGGCATTAAGGATGCGTTCCCGGACGCGCGCTACCTTCGCATCGAAGAAGATGACAACCGGTACTGGGCTACGGGCCTCACCGACGAAAACGGCGGACTCGTTGCTTCGCGAAACTTCGACGAACTCAGTACGCTCGAGCTTTTCGGCGAGGACGAGCTGGAAAACGAGCTGCATTCCCTCAGCTGCACGGACACCCGGTGGATGGACGGTGTCACCCCCGATGACGGTCTGGCTGCAGGGCTGGGCAGGAGCGACGGCAGCGTCCTCATCGACCTGGACAAGGCAGCGGACCAGGAACTGGCACCGCCGCGTTCCCGGATGGAGGCAGAGGTCGTGTCGGCTGAAGCCCGGGAAACCATCGCAGGAGCGGTGGATGACGCGCTTTATCACCTGGACGACATTCTGACCGAGCGGGCAGCGGACTACACGGAAGACGATCTGGAAGGCATCCGCGAACGCATCGCTGATCTCCAGCGCCTCATCCGAAAATAGGGACAGAAAGGGGGACGTCGGCTCATACCGGCGTCCCCCTTTTTCATGCCCCGGAACCTACCCCTTCACGCAGAGGACGGTCCGCAGGTGCTGGACGACGTCGACAAGGTCCTTCTGCGCGTCGATGACGGAGTGGATGTCCTTGTACGCGCCGGGGATCTCGTCCACGATCGCCTGGTCCTTGCGGGATTCGACACCGGCCGTCTGGGCGATGAGGTCATCGACCGTGTAGGCGCGCTTTGCTGCGCTGCGGCTCATCCGGCGCCCGGCTCCGTGGGAGGCGGACTGGAAGGAAGCATCGTTGCCGAGGCCGCGGACCACGTAGGAGCCGGTGCCCATGGAGCCGGGGATCAGGGCCAGGTCGCCCTTTCCTGCCCGGATGGCACCCTTGCGGGTGACCAGCATCGTCTCGCCGTCGATGGTCTCCTCGGAGACGTAGTTGTGGTGGACGTTGATCTCCTCGCCGAACGTCACGTTGGCCGTGGCGAAGTGCTTGGAGAACGCTTCCTTGAACAGGGCCATCATCACCGAGCGGGAGCGGGCGGCGAAGTCCTGGGCCCACCAGAGGTCGCGGCGGTAGGCGTCCATTTCCGGCGTGCCGGCCAGGAAGACGGCAAGGTCCTTGTCGACGATCCCCTGGTTGTGGGTCAGTGACTTGGCAATGTCGATGTGGCGCTCGGCCAGGGACTTGCCGATGTTGCGCGATCCGCTGTGGAGGGTAAGCCAGACGGCGCCTGATTCGTCCACGCAGACCTCGATGAAGTGGTTTCCGCCTCCGAGGGTGCCCAGCTGTGAATGCGCGCGGGACTCGAGGTTCTGGACGCCCGGGTGCAGGTCCTTGAAGCCGGCCCAGAAGCCCTGTGCGCCCTTCTCCAGGCCCAGGCGCTTCAGGTTGACTTCCCGTTCGTGGCTGTTGAAACCAACCGGGATGGCGGCCTCTACGGCAAGGCGCAGCGCATGCATTCCGTCCAGGTCGGATTCGGTCAGGGACGTCTTCACGGCCGAGACACCGCAGCCGATGTCGACGCCGACGGCGGACGGGGAGACCGCCTGCTTCATGGCGATGACGGAGCCGACCGTAGCCCCCTTGCCGAGGTGCACGTCAGGCATGACACGCACGCCGTGGACCCAGTCCAGGGACGCGATGTTGCGCAGCTGCTGGAGGGCAGCCGGCTCGACTTCGTGCTCGTTTGCCCACATGTGGACCGGGCGCGCGGTGCCGCGCAGTTCGACGGGGAACATGTTTCCTCTTTTCGTTGATGGCCGACCGGCCGCTGCTGGTCCTTACCGGCAAAACCGGCGGAATTGCAGGGATAGCCGGGCCTGGATTTCGTTGATGGCCAATCGGCCGTTAGTACCCATGGCGGGAGTCGAACCCGCCACCGCCATCCCGGCCCGGGCAAGCCCGGCACGGGAGTCGAACCCGCGTCTGCAAAACCCTGCTGGGTGTGTCCTGCCTGCTTTCGGGGCAGGCAGGGAGTGCTTAGGTGTGCTGGCCGGGATTGTGCACGTAGTCGTGGTCCCGGGTTTCCAGCGGCTGGCCGTCATCTGTGCGAACCAGGACGAGCTGCTCCGAGTAACGCAGAATGTAGGCGTTGGCAGGTATTTTCCTGCCGGTCCGCTCCGATTCCGCGAGTCTTTCCAGCGGAACGCACCAGATCTTCTTCGGCGTGAACCCTTCAATCCTGGTCCAGACCTGGGAGGTCTTGCCGGGCATGATGGCCATGACGGTGTCTCCCTCGTGGATCCGTCGTCCGGCTGCGTCAAGGTGTCGTCTCATGACCCTTATGTGTGCGGCACCCCGGCGCCCGCTCTACATGTCATCGGTATCTTCCACGCCCCCGTGGCTGCGGGACTCGATGGAGGACCCGTCGCCGGTTTCGACAAGGACGATCTGCGCGGGGAAGCGGACGAGGCGTTCACCGGTCCGGACAACCCCTCCCCTGCCTGATTTCCCCTGGAGTGTTTTCAGCGGCTCGCACCGGACGGTCTTCGCGTTGAAGCCGATGACGACCATGGGGCTCAGGCCGGAGTATCCTCCGTAGGTGCCCATGACCGTGTCGTTGACGGCCAGGGTCCGGCCTGCTGCATCTGTCTGTGTGCTCATGCTCTCTATGTGTGCGGCAGGAGTCCGGCTGCTGCACCTGACGGAGGGTTGGGTTCGCCCTCCATCGTCCAGGCTGTTCCGGTGGCGGCCTCGACCGTGTTCTTCCATTCGTCGACGGTTCCGGTCCAGGGGAAGGGTAGTCCGGGGTCGAACTGCCGAATGGTGAAATCCACGACGGCGTGGCCCTCACGGTAGCCGGCGAGGATGGCAACGTGCTGGCCGCGGCCGGAGATCATCAGCTCGTCGACCCATTCGGCGTCCAGTTCCGCGGCGCCGAGTTCGATGACCTCCCCGGTGGCGGCCCAGCAGTTCCCGCGGGCGATCTCGGGGTCGGCCATTCTGTAGAGCTCGACTGTGCCGTGCTTGTCGGCCCCGACACTGTGGTCCACGATTTCGAGCAGCTCGTTGTACTCCAGGAACTCCTCGGCAGCACGGCGGGCCCTGTCTGCTGCCGAAGAGGGTGCTGCGGTGAGAGTGACCCCGGCAGCCTCCCTGGCAGACACGGACGAGAAGGTGCCGTCCGGATGACGGGGGTGGGCTGCTGTGTCGAAGCTGTTCATGCCTGCCTGTGTGCGGCCGGCAGTCAGCTGCGCCGGATGATTTCGGTCTCGACGTCGTTGAGCAGTCCTGCTGCCAGGACGTCCCGGGGGTTGTGCTTCAGGTGTCGCTGCAGAGCCGCGGAGCGGTGACGCAGGTTCCTGGCCGTCATGTCGCCGGGCCGGGCGGATCCCAGGGCTGACGCGAGCCTTCGGCCGCCGCCGGCTTCCCGGGTCAGTGCAACTGAGATGAGGAGGACAGCAGCGGTGACGGCTTTCCTGCCGGTATGGGAAACCTTGTTCATCGGACTCTTCCGGGTTGGTGCTTTCTCAATTATGACCGCAGCAATGCCAATGGCAGGCAGCCTGCGGCGGGTGACCGGGGCTGCCTGCCATTGAGGTGCAGTGGCTACCTCTTCAGCGCCTTCAGCTGCGCGCCGACGGCAGGGTTCCTACTCGGAGCCGACGTATTCTCCGATGTTCCGGAACCGTGTCTGGCGGGTGCGGCCGGCACCGTCGCCGGAGAGGACGTCCACGCTGTCGGGGTTGTCTGCGCAGAGGTCGAAGAAGTATGCGGCAGCATCCGGAGTGGGGTCCACGAGGCGGATCTTGGGGACGCCGTACTCGGTGGTGATGAGCCGGTAGAGTGCCTCGGCATATTCCCGTGTCATCAGGTCGTTGCGGAAGCAGCGCACGGTAACGGTGGCGGTGGTGCTGAACTGCTTCGTCGACACGCATTCGGCCAGGTGTTCGAGATGCGTCTTGGCTTCATCGGCTGTCAGGGCGTGCCTGGGCAGCGGCTCCAGGACGACATTGCCATTTCGGTTCTGGGACATCGGGATCCTTGTTTCGTTGGTGGTCTGTGCCCGATCCGCGGAAAGGGCCCTCTATGTTTCTATGCCTGCCGGACGCTGACGGGCGTCGGAGACGGTCCTGCCGGGAAGCTTCCCGCTGCCCGCCGCACACATATGGGTTGAGGCCAAATAGGCCGTACCGACTCAGGAGGAACCCATGCGTGCAGCCATCATTCCGGCAGACCTTTCCAAGCCCGTCCGTATCGAGACGGTCACCTTCACCGAAATCCGGACAATCGTCGGCGGCTACATCCAGGCCCTGTCGATCCGCGAGATGGATGCCTCCCTCTACACCGATGAAGAAGCCAAGCTCAAGGGATCCATCCCTGTGAACCCCCGGGCCTCCGCCATCACTGCGACGCTCCT is from Arthrobacter sp. zg-Y1110 and encodes:
- a CDS encoding APC family permease, with the translated sequence MSGGAAVPSKGLKNGSLGLWGSFTIGLSSAAPAYSLAATLGLLVLAVGAQAPAALLLAFLPMLFTAIAYNELNKDDPDCGTTFTWVSKALGRRTGWMGGWALAISGVVVLANLAAVAGEYLWHLINPGLAGNSLLVTLTGVGFIALMTWLNMRGIIIGERMQRVMIIIQYAALVLFAGMAVFRLAAGRAADFTAVDLQWFNPFAGDGLQSMTYAVLLALFIYWGWDSCLALNEETRDPARTPGRAALLASVALLVTYVGISVLVMMFAGIGEDGLGLANAEHADDVLYAVSEAVMGPWAPVIVVAVLVSAVSSTQTTILPTARGTLAMAVHGALPARFAAVHARHRTPVFSTVLMGIVASAYYLGMSLVSENFLADSIASLGLFIAFYYGITAYACVWRFRRTLTSGIRNLFMRGIFPLAGALSMTAAFLISAVDMLNPEYGSTVMFGVGGAFVIGIGALMLGAVLMTLWYRHRGAEEPDSVLPDPVPAGTAN
- a CDS encoding glutathionylspermidine synthase family protein encodes the protein MKRIPSTPRPDWRRKTESQGLIFSTAVREDGSLTEYWHEAAYYRFDMPEIEMLEEVTEELHDMCLEAARYLATGALGDLGIGEEALALAARSLELDEPAIYGRFDFVYDGVNPPKMLEYNADTPTGLIEASIAQWYWLQDVMPEKDQWNGIHEALVEAWRKRRETAVNPLLHVAHAEVETSGEDWMTAAYMLDVAKQGDWNVEGINMSDIGWDYETSTFVDLDGEQIHNIFKLYPWEMMIKEDFGYNILKNPSAVNWFEPAWKMLLSTKALLAALWHLYPDHPNLLPAYMDSPRDMTEWVAKPLHGREGDNIIIHADGIDISQPGDYGSEGWCFQQYHALPDFDGNRPVLGSWVVDGESVGVGIRESDGPVTDYYCRFVPNVIDSPAPVQ
- a CDS encoding tRNA-dihydrouridine synthase: MDASAFAGMKVARESNGRFASQHHEEPAVSLKAPRKHSGRRKSGAVILGVTALLASAVLTGCSPSGDVIDADYAKVCQEKTTEKRVEDDKCSEEGRSSGYAGWYFFPMGSSSSGKSHSIPAVGSKLTGGSTSIPDKATSKSGVSDKGSSKVTRGGFGGGAKGGGGHGG
- a CDS encoding DUF3592 domain-containing protein, with translation MNPPGWYPSPERAGHMQYWDGIEWTPHMKSIADLPQTQAPPSPYYSAGHSTMEVAPPDFRRDRAGKMQGLSAAVFMIVFGLIFIGIGSLPLGLAVRDAFSDDPTIEGTVVDVSYHESRSSTGSRSTSVTCAPISRFILDGKEYTVSSNIYSGPCKWNVGQPIELIYDPAHPQNARAKSTGFNVAAAIFPVIGAVVAGLGVRNGLRELKSRRQARERASTGNW
- a CDS encoding DUF3592 domain-containing protein, translated to MTTPDPNKPTAPDASQTVNESSESRRGRRPSSPSLKRALIVLGCGVVLTGAGAVPLAGEISTAIADSPSVKATIVDVRYETPGADGREEAAENAKAPEAAKAEEPAADDAPLECSPVAAFEVDGQGYNASSNDFSTDCDWSIGQEVKVAYDPENPVEARIVTEEFNPATTIAPGIGAAVFIGGLFMTLSGLRKRRS
- a CDS encoding RtcB family protein translates to MFPVELRGTARPVHMWANEHEVEPAALQQLRNIASLDWVHGVRVMPDVHLGKGATVGSVIAMKQAVSPSAVGVDIGCGVSAVKTSLTESDLDGMHALRLAVEAAIPVGFNSHEREVNLKRLGLEKGAQGFWAGFKDLHPGVQNLESRAHSQLGTLGGGNHFIEVCVDESGAVWLTLHSGSRNIGKSLAERHIDIAKSLTHNQGIVDKDLAVFLAGTPEMDAYRRDLWWAQDFAARSRSVMMALFKEAFSKHFATANVTFGEEINVHHNYVSEETIDGETMLVTRKGAIRAGKGDLALIPGSMGTGSYVVRGLGNDASFQSASHGAGRRMSRSAAKRAYTVDDLIAQTAGVESRKDQAIVDEIPGAYKDIHSVIDAQKDLVDVVQHLRTVLCVKG
- a CDS encoding DUF3846 domain-containing protein translates to MRAAIIPADLSKPVRIETVTFTEIRTIVGGYIQALSIREMDASLYTDEEAKLKGSIPVNPRASAITATLLNMDDPILGDVVLVGAADGEGNETDLSDQVVEVLESVFSAGRI